One genomic segment of Clostridium saccharoperbutylacetonicum N1-4(HMT) includes these proteins:
- a CDS encoding AraC family transcriptional regulator, producing MKDLKETIIETVNYIEENLYNKISLDDISMHTGLSKYYLHRIFKSLTGQSIIEYVQGRKLTSSITELINSNMRIIDIALDYGFDYEQSYIRAFKKVFGYTPLKVRSDKTSLSLVLTEKINTNDILSFGNSVTYTPYFVFKQKFNLVGIKYKIMSKSGDRSANAYGRDFFYNHKNKIPNAIQTEEYFGFTDWSSDGFIYYIPSIQVTDLNNVPKGMTCISIPAHKYVVFRFVGFFRPDNLNNRHLGRILVQLYRKWIFKSGYKFADTFRFEYIDNSISKDDYCELYVFQPIKDV from the coding sequence ATGAAAGATTTAAAAGAAACTATTATTGAAACAGTAAATTATATTGAAGAAAATCTCTATAATAAGATTTCCTTAGATGATATATCTATGCATACTGGATTATCAAAATATTATCTTCATAGAATTTTTAAATCTCTAACAGGACAATCTATTATAGAATATGTTCAAGGTCGTAAGCTAACCTCAAGCATAACTGAACTTATAAATTCTAATATGAGAATAATTGATATTGCTTTAGATTATGGCTTCGATTATGAACAGTCATATATTCGCGCCTTTAAAAAGGTTTTTGGATATACTCCATTAAAGGTAAGATCAGACAAAACTTCCTTGAGCTTAGTTTTAACTGAAAAAATTAATACAAATGATATTTTATCTTTTGGTAATTCAGTTACCTATACACCATATTTTGTATTTAAACAAAAATTTAATTTGGTTGGTATTAAATATAAGATAATGAGTAAATCTGGTGACAGAAGTGCAAATGCATATGGAAGAGATTTCTTTTATAATCATAAAAATAAAATTCCAAATGCAATACAAACTGAAGAGTATTTTGGCTTCACAGATTGGAGCAGTGATGGATTTATATACTATATTCCAAGTATACAAGTAACAGATTTAAATAATGTTCCAAAGGGAATGACATGTATTTCAATCCCAGCTCATAAATATGTGGTATTTCGTTTTGTTGGATTCTTTCGTCCAGACAATCTTAACAATCGTCATTTAGGACGTATCTTAGTCCAATTATATAGAAAATGGATTTTTAAATCAGGCTATAAATTTGCTGATACTTTTAGATTTGAATATATTGATAATTCTATATCAAAAGATGATTATTGTGAATTATATGTATTTCAACCAATAAAAGATGTTTAG
- a CDS encoding DUF2087 domain-containing protein — protein METIKRFLDDEGKIKIWPKKKELKIEILKYLSTKFEYDKNYVEKEVNVIIEKWHTFNDFFLLRRGMIDYKFLCRTRDGSNYWRNREE, from the coding sequence GTGGAAACCATAAAAAGATTTTTAGATGATGAGGGGAAAATAAAGATTTGGCCAAAAAAGAAGGAGCTAAAAATTGAAATATTGAAATACTTGAGTACTAAGTTTGAATATGATAAAAATTACGTTGAAAAAGAGGTAAATGTTATAATTGAAAAATGGCATACCTTTAATGACTTCTTTTTACTTAGAAGAGGCATGATTGATTATAAATTCCTATGTAGAACCAGAGATGGAAGTAATTATTGGAGAAACAGGGAGGAATAA
- a CDS encoding GNAT family N-acetyltransferase, with amino-acid sequence MMALESERLILRGWYISDLDDLHEFTSNKKVADLAGFKVRNNKGESLQLLQRFIIDSNDSLWAIELKESNKVIGWIEVHEPAEKTFTNSKEIGATLSEEYWGQALIPEAIKQVCSYLFIEEKISIVVWSHYVYNVQSEKAIIKAGFKLYLEENNKKYYYIHSNYQ; translated from the coding sequence ATGATGGCTTTAGAAAGTGAAAGATTAATTTTAAGAGGATGGTATATATCAGACTTAGATGATTTACATGAATTTACCTCGAATAAAAAAGTTGCTGATTTAGCTGGGTTTAAAGTTAGAAACAATAAAGGGGAAAGCTTGCAGCTTTTGCAAAGATTTATTATTGATTCTAATGACTCATTGTGGGCAATTGAATTAAAAGAATCAAATAAAGTAATTGGATGGATTGAAGTACATGAGCCGGCAGAAAAAACTTTTACTAATTCTAAGGAAATAGGGGCAACATTATCAGAGGAATATTGGGGACAAGCTTTAATTCCAGAAGCAATTAAACAAGTTTGTAGCTATTTATTTATTGAAGAAAAAATAAGTATAGTTGTATGGTCACATTATGTATATAATGTTCAATCTGAGAAAGCAATAATTAAAGCTGGGTTTAAATTATATTTAGAAGAGAATAATAAAAAATATTATTATATACATTCTAATTATCAATGA
- the fabF gene encoding beta-ketoacyl-ACP synthase II, producing the protein MNRRVVITAMGAVTALGVGADKLWDSIRSGKSGVSLIERVDVSDMPTKVASEVKDFDPSDFIDKKEIKRMDRFSQFAVVAAQLAMDQSQLNLDKVNKERIGVIIGSGIGGIETLESQYEQLSEKGPRRVSPFLVPMMIGNMASGLVAIRFGVKGFNECTITACATSTNSIGDAFKVIQRNDADIMIAGGAEACVTRLTLAGFCASKAMTTNPDPKTASRPFDVDRDGFVLGEGSGVLILEELEHALSRGAEIIAEIVGYGCTNDAYHITSPAEGGEGAARCMKLAIEDAKINPSEVGYINAHGTSTTANDKNETAAIKSVFGKYAYELPISSTKSMTGHLLGASGAIEAIITASALRDRFIPPTINYKNKDAECDLNYVPNEGINSEFTYALSNSFGFGGHNATLVLKAYK; encoded by the coding sequence ATGAATAGAAGAGTTGTTATAACAGCCATGGGAGCAGTTACAGCATTAGGGGTAGGTGCAGATAAACTTTGGGATTCAATAAGAAGTGGAAAATCTGGTGTAAGTTTAATTGAAAGAGTAGATGTTTCGGATATGCCAACAAAGGTTGCATCAGAAGTAAAAGATTTTGACCCAAGTGATTTTATTGATAAAAAAGAAATTAAAAGGATGGATAGATTTTCACAATTTGCTGTAGTAGCAGCCCAATTGGCTATGGATCAATCACAACTTAATTTAGATAAAGTTAATAAGGAACGAATTGGTGTAATAATTGGTAGTGGAATAGGTGGAATTGAAACTTTAGAAAGTCAATATGAACAGCTATCTGAAAAAGGGCCTCGTAGAGTAAGTCCATTTTTAGTTCCTATGATGATTGGAAATATGGCTTCAGGACTTGTTGCTATAAGATTTGGGGTCAAAGGTTTTAATGAATGTACTATTACAGCTTGTGCAACTTCTACAAATTCTATCGGGGATGCCTTTAAGGTAATTCAAAGGAATGATGCAGACATAATGATTGCAGGAGGGGCAGAAGCATGTGTTACAAGGCTTACTTTAGCTGGTTTTTGTGCAAGTAAAGCAATGACAACAAACCCAGATCCTAAAACTGCAAGCAGACCATTTGATGTCGATAGAGATGGCTTTGTTCTTGGAGAAGGTTCTGGCGTGTTAATACTTGAAGAACTTGAGCATGCATTGAGTAGAGGAGCTGAAATTATTGCAGAGATTGTTGGTTATGGTTGTACAAATGATGCATATCATATAACTTCACCAGCTGAAGGGGGAGAAGGTGCTGCAAGATGTATGAAGCTTGCAATCGAAGATGCTAAAATTAATCCTTCTGAAGTTGGATATATAAATGCTCATGGTACTTCTACAACAGCAAATGATAAAAATGAAACTGCAGCCATAAAATCCGTTTTTGGTAAGTATGCATATGAACTTCCAATTAGTTCAACGAAATCCATGACTGGACATTTGCTTGGGGCATCTGGAGCTATTGAAGCAATAATTACAGCTTCAGCTCTAAGGGATAGATTCATACCGCCAACAATAAATTATAAAAATAAAGATGCTGAATGTGATTTGAATTATGTACCTAATGAAGGAATAAACTCAGAATTTACTTATGCATTAAGTAACTCTTTTGGATTTGGTGGACATAATGCAACATTGGTATTAAAAGCATATAAATAA